A region of Toxorhynchites rutilus septentrionalis strain SRP chromosome 1, ASM2978413v1, whole genome shotgun sequence DNA encodes the following proteins:
- the LOC129762350 gene encoding uncharacterized protein LOC129762350 translates to MTEKDSQMRLRSDLARSGGRSTEADMTVADLANLMQSQLASYQRTVKEDFKKLGDSLSSLTTQMSKLRKEITSDIEKLRDENNRTFDKETSLALDRSARINDLVVSGVPYVDGENLLSYFHTWCKTFGYTETNYPLVDIRRLSKGMLTAGSVYTILIQFAITVQRNDFYSRYLRSRSLSLSDIGFSVAKRIYINENLGPNVRKLRSKALQLKKDGRLRGVFTRNVGSRCCCCCQMIFCCCVRSVDCSCIRRSIYFLFLFVPKKYDVDAFSRMFVIMKNVDFYEMLFYYPPLIAKSFYLSNG, encoded by the exons ATGACTGAAAAAGATAGTCAAATGCGTCTACGGAGTGACCTAGCACGATCTGGTGGTAGGAGTACTGAAGCGGATATGACTGTAGCAGACCTTGCCAATCTTATGCAATCACAACTAGCCAGTTATCAACGTACAGTGAAGGAAGACTTCAAAAAGCTCGGAGATTCCCTGTCGTCGCTTACAACACAGATGAGCAAATTGCGAAAAGAAATTACTTCGGATATTGAGAAGCTGCGAGATGAGAACAACCGCACATTTGACAAGGAAACATCGCTGGCATTGGATAGATCTGCTCGAATAAACGATCTTGTGGTGAGCGGAGTCCCGTATGTGGACGGAGAAAACCTGTTATCATATTTTCACACATGGTGCAAAACGTTCGGCTATACTGAGACAAATTATCCGCTCGTCGATATCCGTAGACTCTCCAAGGGAATGCTAACGGCTGGAAGCGTGTATACGATCCTGATACAATTTGCCATCACTGTCCAGCGTAACGACTTCTACTCTCGGTATCTTCGCTCACGTTCACTGTCGCTCTCTGATATCGGTTTTTCGGTTGCCAAACGAATATATATCAACGAAAATTTGGGACCCAACGTCAGAAAACTACGATCCAAGGCACTACAACTGAAGAAGGATGGGAGGCTGCGAGGAGTATTTACACGGAATG TCGGTTCgcgttgctgctgttgctgccaaatGATATTCTGCTGCTGTGTGAGATCTGTTGACTGTTCCTGTATACGGCGATCCATATATTTCTTGTTTCTGTTTGTGCCAAAAAAATATGATGTTGATGCTTTTTCTAGGATGTTTGTTATAATGAAGAATGTAGATTTTTACGAAATGCTCTTTTATTATCCTCCTTTGATAGCTAAGTCCTTCTATTTATCCAATGGCTAA
- the LOC129763270 gene encoding uncharacterized protein LOC129763270, with protein MSTNKAKRNSTVIKTKQQIVSKIDSGVAKKSSRLVRPFTGNESFEERKATVIPDKTRPKTSSSSSARSSSPKPESRPQQEVQPRSKIPVYLWKSRPAATAAGKKNLKNNVPNSKETGEHGNSQKNLAAQHRKHQGSKSMLSGDNTAIVKGILKEIAEVCVQTGPPKSEAQTVCPPFEGSGSIPTETQTVLEQRQQLSEMRDKNQQLEIKCAYLQERVVRLEREIQAKEAAASEREKETPGKEVGTMEGQKNKIDCEKQRMIHS; from the exons ATGAGTACCAACAAAGCCAAGCGAAATTCTACAG taatcaaaaccaagcaacaAATCGTCTCCAAAATAGACTCTGGCGTAGCAAAAAAATCGTCCCGGCTAGTGCGCccttttaccggtaatgaaagtTTCGAGGAGCGCAAGGCAACCGTCATACCTGACAAAACTCGCCCAAAAACCAGTAGTAGCTCTTCTGCACGCTCAAGTTCGCCTAAGCCGGAAAGTAGGCCCCAACAAGAAGTACAGCCGCGCAGTAAAATCCCCGTTTATCTATGGAAATCGCGTCCAGCAGCCACCGCTGCAGGgaagaaaaacttgaaaaacAATGTTCCAAATTCCAAAGAAACCGGAGAACACGGCAATTCTCAAAAGAATTTGGCCGCTCAGCATCGAAAGCATCAAGGTTCGAAAAGTATGTTGAGTGGTGATAATACCGCTATCGTCAAGGGTATTCTGAAAGAAATAGCCGAAGTTTGTGTGCAGACTGGACCACCAAAGTCGGAAGCGCAGACCGTCTGCCCTCCGTTTGAGGGATCCGGCAGCATTCCAACGGAAACGCAGACCGTGCTCGAGCAGCGCCAACAGCTTTCCGAAATGCGGGATAAAAATCAACAGCTAGAGATCAAATGCGCTTACCTGCAAGAACGTGTTGTTCGACTGGAGCGAGAGATCCAAGCCAAAGAAGCTGCAGCAAGTGAAAGAGAGAAG GAAACCCCAGGAAAAGAAGTCGGCACCATGGAAGGGCAGAAGAATAAAATCGATTGTGAAAAACAGAGGATGATTCACTCTTAA